One Verrucomicrobiia bacterium genomic window, GGATGTGACCAACTCGCTCACCGACGGCGGGCCGGGGGCGTTGAATGACTGGAGCGTAAGCGGCGGTTTCACGCTTTTACGGCGGCCGCGGACGGCCAGTCTGCTGGGCACACGGATCACCTCCCACGCGGCCTTCAACACGCTGGTGCGGCATGTATGGGCCGGGCGCAACCTGGGGGCCACGCCGGCCGGCTTTACGAACAATGCGGCGCTGGGGCAACTGGTGCTGGACGGGGCGGATTTGGCGTTGTTCGAGTTTGCCGGCGCGGGCACCAATGATGCGTTGTATGTGGATTATCTGGAGTTTCGCGGGTTTGCCACGAACGTGGCGACGGCGCTGCAGATTGCGCCCAACCTGACGATTTATTTTGCCAACGCCAACCTGTCGCCGGACAAGCTGAACGGGGCGCTGGGCGGGCGGCTGCAATGGGTGTATCAGTACACCGGGGCGTTCAGCTCCACCAATCTGGTGGTGGATGGACGCACCATCACGCTCAATGCGGCGCTGCTGCAGAGCATGTTCTCGGATTTGGACGCGGACGGCATCCCGAACAAGCTGGATCCCACGCCGTTTTTGAGCGGGCGGGATTTGGACTTCCGGGTGGCGTTTGTGCGCACGCCGGCGCTGCAGGCGCAGCTCTCCTGGATGGCCATCCGGTATTCCACCAGCCTGGTGGAGTACACGACAAATTTGACGTCCGGGCCGTGGCTGCCGCTGACCTCCATAACGCAAGGGGCGCAAAACGGGCGGCTGACGGTGCTGGATCCGGTGCGGCCGGGGGCGCCGCGGTATTACCGGGTGCGGGTGGAGCCGTACATTGGATTGATACAACCTTGAGCCGGGGCGAGGATCGGCCATGTCATGAGGCGCATGTTAAGCAGTTTCGTCAAGGCAGCCGTGGGCGGGGCGTTGTGGGCCGGGCTGGCGGGGGTGTCCTTGTGGGGGCAGTCGGCCAACCTGCTGGTGACCATGAGCGGCAGCCCCAACGCGTTGGTGTTGGGGGGCAATGTCACCTATACCATGGTGGTTTCCAACATCGGCCCCAATACGGCCAGCGATGTGCGGCTGACGAATTTTCTGCCGGCGGGTTTTACCTTCGTCAGCGCCAATGCTTCCGTTTCCGGGGCGGCGATGGTTACCAATGCGGTTATGGGTTTCACCAACAAGCTGTGGCGGTACAACCAGAACGGGCAGGACCTGGGCACGAGCTGGCGGGAGGTGGGGTACGATGATACAAGCTGGCCGACGGGCTACGGGGCCTTTGCCAATGAGAGCGGTTACAGCAACACGTGGCAGGTGCCCACGAATACCTGGCTGCAGTTGGACGCCAATGGCAGCCGGATCCTGACGTATTATTTCCGCACCACCTTCGTGGTAACCAACCTGTTAAACAACCCCTCGCTTTTCCTGCGTTACCAGTTGGATGACGGCATGGTGGTGTATTTGAACGGGGTGGAAATCTGGCGCACCAATCTGCCCACCGGAGAGATTACGTACAGCACCGGGGCCTTGTCGGCGCACACGGAAAATGTGTTGAATTCCACCAACGTGGCGGTGACCAACCTGGTGGCGGGGACCAACCTGCTGGCGGTGGAGGTGCACCAGCAGAGCGCGACCAGCAGCGACATTTATTTCGGGATGTCGGTGGATTTGATTGGGCTGAGCGGCGCGGCCGCCACCTATCAGGTGCAGGGGAGCAATGTCGTCTTCAGCGTGGCCAGTCTGCCGGCCGGGGGGACGATGACCGCCACGGTGGTGGCGCGGGCGGGCACGCTGGGCCAAAACACCGTGCGGGCCACCGGCGGCAGCAGCACGGCGGACCCGGCCCCGGGCAACAACACGGCCACGGTGGTCACGCTGGTGAATCCGCCACCCTCGGCCAATCTGGCGCTGACGCTGACGGACTTTCCGGATCCGATTCAGGTGGGGAATTTGCTGACCTACACGCTGATGGTGTCCAATGCGGGGACGATTTGGGCCACCAACACCTGGTTGACCAATACCCTGCCGTCCGGGGTGGAGTTTGTGTCGGCCACCATTTCCAACGCGGGGCTGGTGACGCAGTATATGACGCTGGTCAGCTTCAGCAATACGTGGGCTTACAACCAGTCCAACGTGGCGTTGGGGGTGGCGTGGAAGGAAATCGCCTACGATTATTCCTCCTGGCCGGTGGGGGAGGCGGTGCTGGCCTATGAGACGGATCCCCTGCCGCTGCCGGTGTTGACCCAGCTCAATCTCACCAATGAACTGGGGCGCATTCCCACGTATTATTTCCGCAGCACTTTTGATTACCAGGGGCCGCCGACGAATTTGCTGCGGTTGCGGCTGCTGGTGGACGATGGGGCGGTGGTGTATTTGAACGGGCAGGAGATTTACCGGACCACCAACATGCCGAGCGGGGCGATCGGCTTTTTGACGCTGGCCACCAGCGCGGCCACGGAAGGGGTGTTGGTGGAGCCGGTGGTGGCGGTGAGCAACCTGCTGGCGGGCACGAATTATCTGGCGGTGGAGGTGCATCAGAACAGCACCAACAGCAGCGATGTGGCGTTTGCCCTGCAGGTGGAGGAGGCGCGGGTTTCCCGCGGGGCTTATGTGGTGCGGGAGCCGGAGGTGATTTTTGAGCTGGGGAATTTGCCGGCCTACAATGCGGCCTTCATCTGGCTGACGGTGCGGCCGAATCAGGCGGGCTTTATCACCAATTATGCCAGTGTGCTGGCGGAGACGTACGACAATAATTTGACCAACAACAGCGCCTGGGTTTCGACGCGCATCTCCGCCACGCCGGTGGGGGCGGATTTGTCTGTCACGGTCACGGACACACCGGATCCGGTGATTCAGGGGCAGCCGTTGACCTATCAAATCACGGTGCGCAACGCCGGGCCGTCGGCGGCGGACAACACGCGGGTGACCAATGTGTTTTATCCGGGCGTGCAACTGGTGAGCCTGGGGCCGGGGTGCGGCATTGAAGGCTCGGCGATTGTGTGTGATTTGGGGCGGGTGGCGAGCAACGGGCAGGCCACGGCGACTTTCGTCGTGCGGCCGAATCAGGTGGGGGTGGTGTCCAACGTCGTGGTGGTCGGGTCGGACGAAGTGGACGCCAACCAGACGAACAACGTGGCGGCCGCGGTGACGGTGGTGGAGACCTCCTATCGGGCGGATTTAAGCCTGACGATGGTGGATGCGCCGGATCCGGTGATTGCGGGGGAAAGGTTCACCAATTTCCTCACCGTGGCCAATGCAGGGTTGTCCAACGCGCCGGCGGTCATCGTGACCAACCGCTGGTTTGGGCCGGCGCAGGTGCAGGCGGTGCGGCTGCCGCCGGGGGCGGTGTATCAGGATTTGGGCGGGGGGGTGCTGGTGTTTCATCTGGGGGTGGTGCCGGTGGGGAGCAACGTGACGGTGGCGGTGGAGGCGCTGGCGTTGAGCGTGGGCGCGGTGACGAATCTGGCCAGCGTGAGCACGCCGATCCTGGATCCCAATCTCGCGAACAATTCAGCCGTGGGGAGCACGCGCATCAATCCCACGCCGGTGGTGGATTTGGTGACGGCGGTGCGGACGGTGCCGGCGGTGCCGTATGGGGGATTCCCCATGCTGTATGAGCTGACGGTGGCGAATGCGGGGACGTTGAACGCCACGGGGGTGATTGTGACCAACTGGCTGCCGCCGGAGGTAACGGTGGTGGGGGTGACCAATGGGCACGGGACGGTGACGAATACCGGCAATGTCTGGGTGTTTGGCCTGGGCAGCCTGCCGATTGGCGGCTCGGCCACGGTGCTGGTGCAGGTGGTGACGCCGCCCTCGGGCACGTTGACCAACCGGGCTTATGCGGTGAGCGCGCAGAATGATTACAATTTGAGCGACAACCTGGCGGTGTTGGAGACGGTGGTGGTACCGGGGACGGCGGCGGATATTGCGCTGCAGATGACGGTAACGCCCAGCAACGCCTATGCGGGACAGGAAGTTTCGTTGCGGCTGACGGTGTTGAATAATGGCCCGCAGACAGCGACGGGCATTGTGATCACCAACTGGCTGCCGCCGCAGGTGCAGTACCTGCGGGGCAATGTGACGGCGGGGTCGTTTATGAGCAGCAGCAACGCCCAGGTCATCATGGTGCCGTCGCTGGCCAATGGAGCCTCCATGAATGCTGTTATCGTGGTCAAACCGCTGGGCAATGGCGGGCTGCTGACCAACCGGACGGTGGCTGTGACGGCCACGGCGGATCCGACGCCCAATGAGGTGGCCACGGTGTTGCGGGTGGCCCCGGCGGCCGATGTGCGGGTGGGGGTGACCGCGCCCACGGAGCTGGTGGCGGCCGGGTCGGTGGTGACCTACAGCGTGGCAGCTCAAAATGCCGGGCCTTCAACGGCGTCCAATGCCACCGTGTTTTGTTACCTGCCGGTGGGGGCGCAATTTCAAGGGGCATTTCCCAGCCAGGGCAGCACCGCGGTTTCCAACGGGGTGGTGTTGTGGGCGGTGGGCAATCTGGCGGCGGGCCAGACGGCCAGCCTGGAGGTGGACTTTTTGCCGGGCGGGGGCACGCTGGCGGTGGGCACGGTGGGCATCACGGCGCCGGCGTATGATCCGGTGACGACGAACAACACCGTGACGGTGATCACGCCCATTTTGCAGGGGGTGGGCGGCGGCGAGCTGGTCATTACCCCCACCACCAATATCAATTCGCTGGTGGCCGCGCTGACGGGGGGCGCCACGGGCATTCAGGTCAAGCGGGCGGTCCTGCAGGCGCATCGCCGCGGGCAGCGAATGACGACGGGGTTGTTCACTTCGGCCAACATCTTTGGCAGCGGGCAGGCGTTGTCGGGGGTGGCGTTGAGCACCGGCAATGTGGCCGATTACGGCAGCGGGCCGAATACCGATACCGGGCGGACGACGGCTTATGGGGTGCAGGCCACGGAGGAGCAGGAGCGGCTGCTGGATCCGATCA contains:
- a CDS encoding DUF11 domain-containing protein; this translates as MRRMLSSFVKAAVGGALWAGLAGVSLWGQSANLLVTMSGSPNALVLGGNVTYTMVVSNIGPNTASDVRLTNFLPAGFTFVSANASVSGAAMVTNAVMGFTNKLWRYNQNGQDLGTSWREVGYDDTSWPTGYGAFANESGYSNTWQVPTNTWLQLDANGSRILTYYFRTTFVVTNLLNNPSLFLRYQLDDGMVVYLNGVEIWRTNLPTGEITYSTGALSAHTENVLNSTNVAVTNLVAGTNLLAVEVHQQSATSSDIYFGMSVDLIGLSGAAATYQVQGSNVVFSVASLPAGGTMTATVVARAGTLGQNTVRATGGSSTADPAPGNNTATVVTLVNPPPSANLALTLTDFPDPIQVGNLLTYTLMVSNAGTIWATNTWLTNTLPSGVEFVSATISNAGLVTQYMTLVSFSNTWAYNQSNVALGVAWKEIAYDYSSWPVGEAVLAYETDPLPLPVLTQLNLTNELGRIPTYYFRSTFDYQGPPTNLLRLRLLVDDGAVVYLNGQEIYRTTNMPSGAIGFLTLATSAATEGVLVEPVVAVSNLLAGTNYLAVEVHQNSTNSSDVAFALQVEEARVSRGAYVVREPEVIFELGNLPAYNAAFIWLTVRPNQAGFITNYASVLAETYDNNLTNNSAWVSTRISATPVGADLSVTVTDTPDPVIQGQPLTYQITVRNAGPSAADNTRVTNVFYPGVQLVSLGPGCGIEGSAIVCDLGRVASNGQATATFVVRPNQVGVVSNVVVVGSDEVDANQTNNVAAAVTVVETSYRADLSLTMVDAPDPVIAGERFTNFLTVANAGLSNAPAVIVTNRWFGPAQVQAVRLPPGAVYQDLGGGVLVFHLGVVPVGSNVTVAVEALALSVGAVTNLASVSTPILDPNLANNSAVGSTRINPTPVVDLVTAVRTVPAVPYGGFPMLYELTVANAGTLNATGVIVTNWLPPEVTVVGVTNGHGTVTNTGNVWVFGLGSLPIGGSATVLVQVVTPPSGTLTNRAYAVSAQNDYNLSDNLAVLETVVVPGTAADIALQMTVTPSNAYAGQEVSLRLTVLNNGPQTATGIVITNWLPPQVQYLRGNVTAGSFMSSSNAQVIMVPSLANGASMNAVIVVKPLGNGGLLTNRTVAVTATADPTPNEVATVLRVAPAADVRVGVTAPTELVAAGSVVTYSVAAQNAGPSTASNATVFCYLPVGAQFQGAFPSQGSTAVSNGVVLWAVGNLAAGQTASLEVDFLPGGGTLAVGTVGITAPAYDPVTTNNTVTVITPILQGVGGGELVITPTTNINSLVAALTGGATGIQVKRAVLQAHRRGQRMTTGLFTSANIFGSGQALSGVALSTGNVADYGSGPNTDTGRTTAYGVQATEEQERLLDPITASEEESYTHYDVTQLDVYFEFLPGYDRVTFKVMFGSEEFPEYVESPWIDGFGIYLDGENIAFAGGMPVNIRHPAMKAVAGTELDGVIMIGETNPVMVFTAPVNPELTEHRLTFIVADTSDELLDTTVYVAGLGGSLGAVADVGISGTVAPDTALVGQPFTYTLQVTNAGPEVASNTVVRAMLPQAFSNLTLSVSTGTYTVAGGWLTWQVGHLARRGSAQATLRAVSTMEARLTLAFSVRSAMSDLNVSNNVVRLSSSAVMPGSYFNPAEIIIRDGAAALPYPSTIQVSGLTGVVDKVYVTLLDVHHTFPADIQALLVSPEGRQVLLMAGAGGGYDAEGLSLQFADDAPAALPLDQPLNTGAYRPGNLAPTNRFPGTGFIVQPQFATSLAALRRGNPNGNWSLFIYDSQGGDSGVIAGGWNLRIFTAPELSLAIAGSNLVISWHDLPGYTLEGTAALTANPQWVPVTATPVVREGRRVVTLPLSSGLKFFRLRQP